Proteins encoded together in one Planctomycetaceae bacterium window:
- a CDS encoding PLP-dependent aminotransferase family protein, translating to MATVQQPLVLSRSAQSASEQAISFLMQQAVENVDCISLAAGLVDEATLPADLARNTLNGLLTSDAAGRKVLQYGTTPGPDFLRKTFRSYIARLDENPAVEDVPLDRFVLTTGSQQLLALTSRALFDPGDICLVAAPTYFVYLGVLDGVGARTVAVRADAQGMCPEDLDRQLQQIDDEGQLHRVRMVYVVSYYDNPSGISVSEDRRPELLRITKKWSRDHRILLLEDAAYRELRYDGPVLPSIWSFDDDHDTVILAQTFSKSFSPGVRVGLGVLPEDLVKPVCDLKGNEDFGSPQLNQQLMSSVLQSPAYDEHLKQVTGGYRRKRDTMLNAADDFFSGIEGVSWVHPHGGLYVWMTLPKHIATGFDSDLFQRATTVDKVMYVPGELSYPLSDDRPNHQMRLSFGVQSEKGIREGMKRLASAVAAVDV from the coding sequence GGCGATTAGTTTTCTGATGCAGCAGGCTGTCGAGAACGTGGACTGCATCTCGCTGGCTGCGGGCCTTGTCGACGAAGCCACGCTGCCCGCCGACCTGGCGCGAAACACGCTGAACGGACTGCTGACGTCCGACGCGGCGGGACGAAAGGTGCTGCAGTACGGGACGACGCCCGGTCCGGACTTCCTGAGAAAGACATTCCGCAGCTACATCGCACGGCTGGACGAAAACCCCGCCGTCGAAGACGTGCCGCTGGACCGATTCGTTCTGACCACGGGGTCGCAGCAGTTGCTGGCTCTGACGTCTCGGGCATTGTTCGATCCCGGTGACATCTGCCTTGTGGCGGCTCCAACGTATTTCGTTTATCTGGGAGTGCTGGACGGCGTCGGAGCCCGGACCGTGGCGGTCCGCGCGGACGCACAGGGAATGTGCCCGGAAGATCTGGATCGCCAGCTTCAGCAGATCGACGACGAAGGCCAGCTTCATCGAGTCCGGATGGTGTATGTCGTCAGCTACTACGACAACCCGTCGGGAATCAGCGTCAGCGAAGACCGCCGCCCGGAGCTTCTGCGGATCACAAAGAAGTGGTCTCGCGATCATCGCATTCTGCTGCTGGAAGACGCCGCGTATCGTGAACTTCGCTACGACGGGCCGGTGCTGCCCAGCATCTGGTCATTCGACGACGATCACGACACGGTGATTCTGGCTCAAACGTTTTCGAAAAGTTTCTCGCCGGGAGTACGCGTCGGGCTGGGCGTCCTGCCGGAAGACCTGGTCAAGCCGGTCTGCGATCTGAAGGGGAATGAGGATTTCGGGTCTCCGCAACTGAACCAGCAATTGATGTCCAGCGTGCTGCAGTCTCCTGCCTACGATGAGCATCTGAAGCAGGTCACCGGCGGTTATCGCAGAAAACGCGATACGATGCTGAACGCCGCGGACGATTTCTTTTCCGGAATCGAAGGCGTTTCGTGGGTGCATCCTCACGGAGGTCTGTACGTCTGGATGACGCTGCCGAAACACATTGCCACCGGATTTGACAGCGATCTGTTCCAGCGCGCGACGACGGTCGACAAAGTCATGTACGTGCCCGGTGAACTCAGCTACCCGCTGTCGGATGACCGGCCGAATCACCAGATGCGTCTGAGTTTCGGTGTGCAGTCAGAGAAGGGAATCCGCGAAGGCATGAAACGCCTTGCCAGCGCCGTGGCCGCCGTGGATGTCTGA
- the epmA gene encoding EF-P lysine aminoacylase EpmA yields the protein MNDDWRPLCSVETLRIRAAMLRGMRQFFHDGGYLEVETPLLSADIVVDAHLEPFEIQAAPARLFLQTSPEAGMKRLLAAGCGSIFQITRSFRRDEFGPRHNPEFTIVEWYGIGTSASDQMQFTADLIQAAIDEAALDSDAAARLTKPFSVRTYEDAFRHVVPGSVLDASVEDLRQRIAVAGLLPNVSCLPDDRDDLLNLLLAEYVEPKLGSDSPLFLTDYPASQAALAELSDTDHRVAKRFELYVGGIELCNGYQELTDVAELRKRDETQNASRTCHGVSPLPGAARLMNAMRYGLPNCSGVALGFDRLVMAATGAASIRDVIPFPIDVA from the coding sequence ATGAACGACGATTGGCGACCCCTGTGTTCCGTCGAAACGCTGCGAATCCGAGCGGCCATGCTGCGCGGAATGCGTCAGTTTTTTCACGACGGAGGATACCTGGAAGTCGAGACTCCCCTGCTTTCCGCGGACATCGTCGTTGACGCCCACCTGGAACCGTTTGAGATTCAAGCCGCTCCGGCGCGGCTGTTTCTGCAGACGTCACCGGAAGCGGGAATGAAGCGTTTGCTGGCGGCCGGCTGCGGGTCGATCTTTCAGATTACCAGGTCGTTTCGCCGCGATGAGTTCGGTCCGCGTCACAATCCGGAATTCACCATCGTCGAATGGTACGGAATCGGCACGTCCGCGAGCGACCAGATGCAGTTCACCGCCGACCTGATCCAGGCCGCCATCGACGAGGCCGCGCTGGATTCAGATGCCGCGGCGCGCCTGACGAAGCCGTTTTCCGTACGGACGTATGAAGACGCGTTTCGCCACGTGGTGCCTGGTTCCGTGCTGGACGCTTCCGTCGAAGACCTGCGGCAGCGCATCGCGGTTGCGGGGCTGCTTCCGAACGTTTCCTGCCTTCCGGACGACAGGGACGACCTGCTGAATCTGTTACTGGCGGAATACGTGGAACCGAAACTCGGAAGCGACAGTCCGCTGTTCCTGACCGACTACCCGGCGTCTCAGGCAGCGCTGGCGGAATTGTCCGACACCGATCATCGCGTGGCGAAACGCTTTGAGCTGTACGTTGGCGGCATCGAACTGTGCAACGGGTATCAGGAACTGACCGACGTTGCCGAACTGCGAAAGCGGGACGAAACGCAGAACGCGAGTCGAACCTGTCACGGAGTTTCTCCACTGCCGGGAGCGGCTCGCCTGATGAACGCCATGCGATACGGGCTGCCGAACTGCTCGGGAGTCGCACTGGGCTTCGATCGTCTGGTGATGGCGGCAACCGGCGCGGCATCGATCCGGGATGTCATCCCGTTTCCGATCGACGTGGCGTGA
- a CDS encoding PQQ-binding-like beta-propeller repeat protein — protein MTRQETHRPRRTRATLLLLAVTAWHPAVAADGTPQTDDMRHGPVEQLRQKLVQSSVPDRLLSTAVRQLESGQRDSAFRAIRVILAEPTDSFTRLSGDATTTSVQRAARDLLLNADAGTRREWVAVLALQAESELQQAIRNRDLNALRAVSRSYPLTQAALQSLRLQFLAAVDRGDLSLAEQLLTETEESYGRNQPPFDATAIIKQMHAVAERSRTATLSRGERRPATPSAGSPYQVESSQLSPPWTKPLWSFSERFWDNPAAVGVLSAIANAEQPELLSANTWQPLLLADRILFRSPLRIVCFDRRTGRIDWSLPTDTGAKIDPASIGPGKPVQLRTPVDANSLLQMEQYGTMSGDRQFVYFIDGYRAFDSSSSSSTVTRHVLPGPLGGQLGNQFSAPDDDSTQTMGHRLVAVGLSPVPRIAWTAGEGGFRYEFNHGGGSSAVITSADDGDSTGPFSHHRFLGVPLIHGDRLLVITSDGDTLFLNAVSRSSGRLCWRQPLSFDDTAAGGRGYLSRIGFRTLEPSALCGVFGNSVICSLPDGIVVAASITDGQLLWATNTADPTAQDTGDSPLDDRRVISRNAMTFRPVIFGDRIFHAAPESQNLTCLDAATGTIQWQVPRRAVGTGAVDGSADEYAVGGSSDAVILIGQRHIRAVEADTGVQMWVTELPPQTGRAVCGDRQCLVPLRDGTIAGFDLSNGRRDALSRAISRDVSSRFVGSLAADSDVICAATPVQLTVIPATTELRRRQSRLPAGEQSDAETQVSIAKAELLSGDGSDGVQRLLKLVDHETSPQSAHTLLAETLLYRLAKLRYQNPPSDDWTRMPQNISTPDQIVAVLRRLKLTREQSLRTFVLAADESPAPVEFDAPAESTMLHLLPDWHVRADVAAWAGLSFQQANGLAGPESTTQATLQTAAHAVSFPSHIGSTAQQLQFAESLVQQHRPAAAEMFLLAAERHATGNDAAALLQRVQKLRTDAGVAPMEAGDESPGTPADGVVLVSMRESLQDSIGRSLLKALAEGLRSQVDTPAWYDRRLLTSSDVSGAQLSVLDMHAGAVIHRLPLPVDIHAQAAAPDRVDSPGLLPLIGMGRMGMLSLVGQAGPEVLWHKRLESDSGQSAGIITGPIGPDFFIWKTQDRLNCAHPLTGGLLWSVELSTPPPTPFGNAMTMTGDEVALAVFGSDMRSYRLYQTQDGRHLRDGHVEFPPSQTPVPIGRRLLFVDEHRRIRLVDLLTEQDVLTSPAPLRITEHTRASLLPNGRVATITEDRHLVVIDGQNAVVELQIPLPDAVAANPYSGLVTFERAGRLYVLLRNFRNIDPGISATPLLREPRLDFGILLCIDSTTRQLLWSRESQPAVVPPIYGDATDLLLLWSIEDPGPGNRVRPNGNFFGDDTRPARSGRERSLKLQIVDSRTGHLVAEQSGFHPYTPLRCVHDAATKQIRVETERSVITVACHVAGE, from the coding sequence ATGACACGGCAGGAAACACACCGCCCCCGGCGGACTCGGGCCACACTGCTGCTGCTTGCCGTTACCGCATGGCATCCCGCGGTTGCCGCCGACGGTACACCGCAGACAGATGACATGCGTCATGGACCGGTCGAGCAATTGCGGCAGAAGCTGGTGCAGTCCTCCGTTCCGGATCGCCTGCTGAGCACTGCGGTGCGGCAACTGGAGTCCGGCCAGCGTGACAGCGCGTTTCGAGCCATTCGGGTGATTTTGGCGGAGCCGACCGATTCCTTCACACGGCTGAGCGGCGACGCGACCACGACCAGTGTGCAGCGAGCCGCGCGGGATCTGCTTCTGAACGCCGACGCCGGCACGCGGCGGGAATGGGTGGCGGTTCTGGCTCTGCAGGCCGAAAGCGAACTGCAGCAGGCGATTCGCAATCGCGACCTGAACGCATTGCGCGCCGTGTCGCGATCGTATCCGCTGACGCAGGCCGCACTGCAAAGCCTGCGACTGCAGTTCCTGGCAGCCGTCGATCGCGGTGATTTGTCGCTGGCCGAACAGCTGCTGACGGAAACTGAAGAATCGTACGGTCGAAACCAGCCGCCATTCGACGCGACAGCCATCATCAAACAGATGCACGCGGTCGCTGAACGGTCGCGCACCGCGACTCTTTCCCGCGGAGAACGGCGTCCCGCGACTCCGTCGGCCGGAAGTCCGTACCAGGTCGAATCCTCACAGTTGTCGCCACCGTGGACGAAACCGCTGTGGTCGTTTTCGGAACGGTTTTGGGACAACCCGGCTGCCGTCGGTGTCCTGTCGGCGATCGCCAATGCGGAACAGCCTGAGTTGCTGAGTGCCAACACCTGGCAGCCACTGCTGCTGGCGGATCGAATTCTGTTCCGGTCGCCGCTGCGCATCGTTTGTTTCGACCGGCGAACCGGGCGGATCGACTGGAGTCTGCCGACCGACACGGGAGCGAAGATTGATCCGGCGTCAATCGGCCCGGGCAAGCCGGTTCAGCTCAGAACTCCCGTCGATGCGAACTCACTGCTGCAAATGGAACAATACGGAACGATGTCGGGAGACCGGCAATTCGTGTATTTCATCGACGGATACCGGGCGTTTGACAGTTCTTCAAGTTCGAGCACGGTGACTCGACATGTGCTTCCCGGCCCTCTGGGCGGGCAGTTGGGAAACCAATTCTCAGCGCCGGATGATGACAGCACGCAAACCATGGGGCATCGGCTGGTTGCCGTCGGTCTGTCACCAGTGCCGCGGATTGCCTGGACCGCGGGAGAGGGCGGGTTTCGCTACGAGTTCAATCACGGCGGTGGCTCATCGGCCGTCATCACATCCGCCGACGACGGTGACTCAACCGGCCCGTTCAGTCACCACCGGTTTCTGGGCGTCCCGCTGATCCACGGCGATCGCCTCCTTGTGATCACGTCCGACGGTGACACGCTGTTCCTGAATGCTGTGAGTCGATCATCGGGGCGTCTCTGCTGGCGGCAGCCACTGTCGTTCGACGACACGGCCGCCGGCGGTCGCGGCTACCTCAGCCGGATCGGATTTCGGACGCTCGAACCGTCGGCTCTGTGCGGAGTGTTCGGGAACTCCGTGATATGCAGCCTGCCCGACGGAATCGTGGTCGCCGCCAGCATTACCGACGGACAACTGCTGTGGGCTACAAATACCGCCGACCCGACAGCGCAGGACACAGGCGATTCGCCGTTGGATGACCGGCGAGTCATCAGCCGGAACGCCATGACATTTCGCCCGGTAATCTTTGGCGACAGGATTTTCCATGCCGCACCGGAATCACAAAACCTGACGTGTCTGGACGCGGCGACCGGCACGATTCAGTGGCAGGTGCCGCGCCGGGCAGTCGGAACGGGAGCCGTCGATGGCAGCGCTGACGAGTACGCCGTCGGTGGCAGTTCCGACGCTGTGATCCTGATCGGACAACGCCACATTCGCGCTGTGGAAGCCGATACCGGCGTGCAGATGTGGGTGACGGAACTGCCGCCTCAGACCGGTCGAGCCGTGTGCGGTGACCGGCAGTGTCTGGTCCCGCTGCGGGATGGAACCATCGCGGGCTTTGATCTTTCGAATGGCCGCCGGGACGCATTGTCGCGGGCGATTTCCCGTGACGTGTCGTCGCGTTTTGTCGGCAGCCTGGCAGCCGACTCGGACGTCATCTGCGCAGCCACGCCCGTGCAACTGACGGTGATTCCTGCAACAACAGAACTTCGACGGCGACAGTCCCGGCTGCCGGCGGGCGAGCAATCCGACGCGGAAACTCAGGTCTCGATTGCCAAAGCGGAACTGCTGTCAGGCGACGGCAGCGACGGTGTACAGCGCCTGCTGAAGCTTGTCGATCACGAAACGTCGCCGCAGTCCGCTCACACGCTGCTGGCCGAAACCCTGCTCTACAGGCTGGCGAAGCTGCGATATCAGAACCCGCCGAGCGACGACTGGACGCGGATGCCACAGAACATCTCAACGCCCGATCAGATCGTGGCCGTTCTGCGGCGACTGAAGCTGACTCGCGAGCAGTCGCTGAGAACTTTCGTGCTGGCTGCCGACGAATCGCCGGCGCCCGTCGAGTTCGACGCCCCGGCGGAATCCACGATGCTGCATCTGCTTCCCGACTGGCACGTTCGCGCGGATGTTGCCGCGTGGGCCGGATTGTCTTTCCAACAGGCAAACGGTCTGGCCGGACCGGAATCGACGACTCAAGCCACGCTGCAAACGGCCGCTCACGCAGTTTCGTTTCCCTCCCACATCGGATCGACGGCTCAGCAGTTGCAGTTTGCTGAGTCGCTCGTTCAGCAACACCGTCCGGCGGCTGCGGAGATGTTTCTGCTTGCTGCGGAACGCCATGCGACCGGCAACGACGCTGCTGCCTTGTTGCAGCGCGTTCAGAAGCTTCGCACCGACGCGGGTGTTGCTCCCATGGAAGCCGGCGACGAATCACCAGGCACGCCGGCGGACGGCGTCGTTCTGGTCTCAATGCGCGAATCGCTGCAGGACAGCATCGGGCGGTCGCTGCTGAAAGCACTTGCCGAAGGACTCCGAAGTCAGGTCGACACGCCCGCGTGGTACGATCGCCGACTGCTGACCAGCAGCGATGTCAGCGGCGCTCAACTGTCGGTGCTGGATATGCACGCCGGAGCTGTCATCCACAGGCTGCCCCTGCCGGTCGATATCCACGCACAGGCCGCGGCACCCGATCGAGTGGACAGTCCCGGACTGCTGCCTCTGATCGGAATGGGTCGGATGGGAATGTTGTCGCTGGTTGGTCAGGCCGGTCCGGAAGTCCTGTGGCACAAGCGGCTGGAATCCGATTCCGGCCAGTCGGCGGGAATCATCACAGGTCCCATCGGTCCCGACTTTTTCATTTGGAAGACTCAGGATCGGCTGAACTGCGCTCATCCGCTGACCGGCGGATTGCTGTGGTCGGTGGAACTGTCAACACCGCCGCCGACACCCTTTGGAAATGCGATGACCATGACCGGCGACGAAGTGGCCTTGGCGGTGTTCGGTTCCGACATGCGCAGTTATCGGCTGTATCAGACGCAGGACGGCCGCCACCTGCGCGATGGGCACGTGGAGTTTCCTCCCAGCCAGACACCCGTTCCGATCGGACGCCGGCTGCTGTTTGTCGACGAACATCGCCGGATTCGTCTGGTCGACCTGCTGACGGAACAGGACGTGTTGACGTCGCCGGCGCCGCTGCGAATCACAGAGCACACTCGGGCATCGCTGCTTCCAAACGGCCGAGTTGCCACGATCACCGAAGACCGGCACCTGGTCGTGATCGACGGACAGAATGCCGTTGTCGAACTTCAGATTCCGCTTCCCGATGCCGTTGCCGCGAACCCGTATTCCGGCCTGGTAACGTTCGAACGCGCTGGCAGGCTGTACGTGCTGCTGCGCAACTTTCGAAACATCGATCCCGGAATTTCGGCCACGCCTCTGCTGAGAGAACCCCGGCTTGATTTCGGCATCCTGCTTTGCATCGACAGCACGACCCGGCAACTGCTGTGGAGTCGCGAGAGTCAGCCGGCCGTCGTGCCTCCGATTTATGGCGATGCCACCGACCTGTTGCTGCTGTGGTCGATCGAGGATCCGGGGCCCGGAAACCGCGTCAGGCCGAACGGGAACTTCTTTGGTGACGATACAAGACCGGCGCGCTCCGGACGGGAACGATCACTGAAACTGCAGATCGTTGACAGCAGAACGGGACACCTGGTCGCCGAACAGTCCGGCTTCCATCCCTACACGCCGCTGCGCTGTGTCCATGATGCGGCGACGAAGCAGATTCGAGTCGAAACGGAACGATCGGTCATCACCGTCGCCTGCCATGTCGCCGGTGAGTGA